A DNA window from Vicinamibacterales bacterium contains the following coding sequences:
- a CDS encoding type II toxin-antitoxin system HipA family toxin, producing MTAVAREPRRQISTPVGTLEVRLGQTTVGTLARLQNDATLFVFDPEYVEDNNRPTLSLGYKGRDGNLVQNVRPTRTKLPTFFSNLLPEGHLRQYLAARGAVHPDREFFLLWLVGADLPGAVVAAASDGALPPRAEGEEPTHAEEERPLRFSLAGVQLKFSAVMETSGGLTLPVGGVGGDWIAKLPSPRYNSVPETEYAMMTLAAAVGVQVPEVRLVPTAEIGDLPSGLPERFGQTLAVRRFDRTEGGERIHIEDFAQVFNRYPDDKYGKASYSNIAEVLWAETGEVGASEFVRRLVFNVLIGNGDAHLKNWSLIYPDRRTPALAPAYDLVGTVAFIQHDRLALSLGGTKEFGEVDIDRLRSFAEKAGLPTRAVLKIASETAHAVRDLWPQHEPVRALPDSIREAIESHMKTIRL from the coding sequence ATGACGGCTGTCGCACGCGAACCTCGCCGTCAGATCTCCACACCTGTGGGCACCCTCGAAGTGCGTCTTGGGCAAACCACGGTTGGCACACTTGCCCGCCTGCAGAATGACGCTACGCTGTTTGTCTTCGACCCTGAATACGTCGAAGACAACAATCGCCCGACCCTGAGTCTCGGCTACAAAGGTCGCGACGGCAACCTTGTACAAAATGTGCGTCCGACGCGCACGAAGCTGCCCACGTTCTTCTCCAATCTCCTTCCCGAAGGACATCTACGCCAATATCTCGCGGCTCGCGGCGCAGTCCACCCAGACCGAGAGTTCTTCTTGCTCTGGCTCGTCGGCGCCGATCTCCCCGGAGCGGTCGTCGCAGCAGCAAGTGACGGTGCCTTGCCCCCTCGAGCTGAGGGTGAAGAGCCGACGCATGCCGAGGAAGAACGGCCACTTCGATTCTCGCTGGCAGGCGTCCAGCTCAAGTTCTCGGCGGTGATGGAAACCTCCGGAGGACTGACGCTCCCTGTCGGAGGCGTGGGCGGAGATTGGATAGCCAAATTGCCCTCGCCGCGGTACAACTCCGTCCCTGAGACCGAGTACGCGATGATGACACTTGCCGCCGCAGTCGGCGTCCAAGTGCCAGAAGTCCGCCTTGTGCCAACTGCTGAGATCGGCGATCTGCCGAGCGGTCTGCCAGAGCGTTTTGGCCAGACGCTTGCCGTTCGCCGCTTCGACCGAACGGAGGGCGGAGAGCGAATCCACATCGAGGACTTCGCGCAGGTGTTCAACCGCTATCCGGACGACAAGTACGGCAAGGCGAGCTACAGCAACATCGCCGAAGTACTTTGGGCGGAAACCGGCGAAGTAGGGGCATCCGAGTTCGTGCGCCGGCTGGTGTTCAACGTACTCATTGGGAACGGAGACGCTCACTTAAAGAACTGGTCTCTCATCTACCCAGATCGCCGCACGCCCGCTCTGGCACCAGCCTACGATCTCGTCGGAACCGTCGCGTTCATCCAACACGATCGCCTCGCTCTATCGCTCGGCGGTACGAAGGAGTTCGGCGAAGTAGACATCGATCGGCTTCGGAGCTTCGCGGAGAAGGCTGGCTTGCCAACTCGCGCTGTGTTGAAGATCGCAAGCGAAACCGCACACGCTGTTCGTGATCTCTGGCCACAACACGAACCTGTCCGAGCGCTACCAGACAGCATTCGTGAAGCTATCGAAAGCCACATGAAGACAATACGTCTCTGA
- a CDS encoding type II toxin-antitoxin system HicA family toxin → MPKLRRLSGDEVVSIFRGFGFRVVAQHGSHIKLVRDSPSGRHVLTIPAHRELDTGTLRAIIRQASRFVAADELEPHFRR, encoded by the coding sequence ATGCCAAAGCTTCGTAGGCTTTCCGGCGACGAGGTCGTTAGTATCTTCCGCGGTTTCGGGTTTCGTGTCGTCGCGCAGCACGGCAGCCACATCAAGCTCGTCCGAGATTCGCCGTCCGGGCGTCACGTGCTGACGATTCCCGCGCATCGGGAACTGGATACCGGCACGCTCCGCGCCATCATTCGGCAGGCGAGCCGGTTCGTGGCCGCCGACGAACTCGAGCCGCATTTCCGCCGTTGA